The following are encoded together in the Apis mellifera strain DH4 linkage group LG4, Amel_HAv3.1, whole genome shotgun sequence genome:
- the LOC100576898 gene encoding esterase CG5412: MSNLTNKLRILAIHGYAQSDDIFKTKLGSLRKGFKREIDFIFLKAPHKVPMKSNFDIDDVEEAYGWWFNTKDHIFKAIVPSNSVIGFEDSITVIEKVFQESGPFDGILGFSQGAAFVVILCFMQQKNLLQIKFDFAIIISGFKSLCAPHAIYYDGKIDIPSLHIYGKTDKVIPTEMAEEIAEMFINKIKMTHEGGHYIPSKKEYYKEFIMKMFLNKNKNN, from the exons atgagtaatttaacaaataaattacgg ataCTTGCAATTCATGGATATGCTCAATcagatgatatttttaaaacaaaattaggGTCTTTACGAAAaggatttaaaagagaaattgatttcatatttttaaaggcACCACATAAAGTTCCaatgaaaagtaattttgatattgatgATGTTGAAGAAg CATATGGATGGTGGTTCAATACAAaagatcatatatttaaagcaATTGTGCCAAGTAACTCAGTTATAGGTTTTGAAGATAGTATAACTGTAATTGAAAAGGTATTTCAAGAATCTGGACCTTTTGATGGCATTTTAGGATTTTCACAAGGTGCAGCATTTGTTGTTATACTTTGTTTTAtgcaacaaaaaaatt tgttacaaatcaaatttgattttgcaattattatatcgggatttaaatcattatgtgCACCTCatgcaatatattatgatGGAAAAATAGACATACCTTCTTTACACATATATGGAAAGACTGATAAAGTTATACCAACAG AAATGGCAGAAGAAATTGctgaaatgtttataaataaaataaaaatgacacATGAAGGAGGCCATTATATACCaagtaagaaagaatattataaagaatttattatgaaaatgtttttaaataaaaacaaaaataattag
- the LOC551511 gene encoding elongin-B, with the protein MDVFLMIRRKNMTIFTDAKDNTTVLELKKIIEGILKISPVNQQLFNKDNVLMSDSKFLSDYGLTSATAKPQCPALVGLAIRQDNGQFEPLEMTPFSLPPDLPDVMKSQETNGQEQSP; encoded by the exons ATG GATGTATTTCTAATGATTCGACGAAAAAATATGACAATATTTACTGATGCCAAGGATAATACTACAGTTCTTgagcttaaaaaaattatagaag gtattttgaaaatatcaccTGTGAATCAACAGCTGTTCAACAAGGATAATGTTCTTATGTCagatagtaaatttttatctgattATGGATTAACATCAGCAACTGCAAAACCACAATGTCCTGCATTAGTAGGATTAGCTATACGTCAAGATAATGGTCAATTCGAACCTTTAGAGATGACACCATTTTCATTACCACCTGATTTACCAGATGTTATGAAATCTCAAGAAACTAATGGACAAGAACAATCACCTTGA